The Flavobacterium praedii genome window below encodes:
- a CDS encoding OmpA family protein: protein MKYIYILLFVFSIQFAKAQKQDLQRANVLFGKTYYSAAIPLYEKVMVKNQSVDVIQKLGDCYYFTNDYNKAQEQYSLLAQNKNLDEGYYFRYSKTLKARGKYAEANDLMRKFYLGSNNKAAIEKLERDIKELKNVTAIGERFSIQNLALNTKKSEFGGVVLGDNLVFAAVKKKPTLLDKKYKWNNESYLNLVSISLKNINANDSIVSYFSKDLKSPMHESNAIFTKDGKTMYFTRNNSNNGRRGKNADKISNIQIFRAELVNGKWINIKTLPFNSPDYSVEHPALSPDEKTLYFASDMPGTLGSLDIFSVTVDGFSFGTPINLGDKINTSKREQFPFISKDNKLYFSSNGLEGYGGLDIFVSDIQSNSYSKASNVGLPVNSGYDDFAYYIDSDSKEGYFSSDRLGGKGKDDIYSLKETKDLLIEDCKQYIAGVITDVDSHLALENAIVILKNTSNQELEKAITSADGKFSFTIECESNYSVFATKENYTENSKSFNISGERNKVNDGSMEIRSLEIIKKEEQVALDKKVAADLLIAQQLKAAELVALEKKKKVDAIALQEKKIADVNALKLKKKEDAIALEARKLADIAAVQQLRKDKLIADQKAKEIAEAKKKEKTAAIVAAEKDVVKDRDRLIIKTDPIYFDYNMWYIRKESKKILNRVVELMNKYPEMVVEIGSHTDNRGNDKFNKDLSQKRADATRTYILEQGIPKNRISAKGYGESVPIVKCIPEDSCDEEQHELNRRSEFVIKNL, encoded by the coding sequence ATGAAATATATATACATACTCCTTTTCGTATTTTCAATCCAATTTGCAAAAGCCCAAAAGCAGGATTTGCAAAGGGCAAATGTTTTATTTGGTAAAACCTATTATAGCGCTGCTATTCCTTTGTATGAAAAGGTAATGGTTAAAAATCAGAGCGTTGATGTAATTCAAAAACTAGGTGATTGTTATTATTTTACTAATGATTATAATAAAGCTCAAGAACAATATTCCTTATTAGCTCAAAACAAAAATTTGGACGAAGGATATTATTTTAGATATTCTAAAACGCTGAAAGCCAGGGGAAAATACGCAGAAGCAAATGATTTAATGCGAAAATTTTATTTGGGTTCAAATAATAAAGCAGCGATTGAAAAATTAGAAAGGGATATAAAAGAACTTAAAAATGTGACTGCTATTGGCGAACGATTTTCGATTCAAAATTTGGCATTAAACACAAAAAAATCAGAATTTGGAGGGGTTGTTTTGGGGGATAATTTAGTATTTGCAGCGGTTAAAAAGAAACCAACTCTATTGGACAAAAAGTACAAATGGAATAATGAATCATATCTTAATTTAGTTAGTATTTCATTAAAAAATATAAATGCAAATGATTCTATAGTAAGCTATTTTTCTAAAGATTTAAAATCGCCTATGCACGAATCTAATGCTATTTTCACCAAAGATGGCAAAACAATGTATTTTACTCGAAACAATTCTAATAATGGAAGAAGAGGAAAGAATGCAGACAAAATTTCGAATATTCAGATTTTTAGAGCTGAGTTAGTCAACGGCAAATGGATCAATATTAAAACTTTGCCTTTCAATAGCCCAGATTATTCAGTCGAACATCCTGCCTTAAGTCCAGATGAAAAAACATTGTATTTTGCATCGGATATGCCTGGAACATTGGGCTCATTGGATATTTTTAGCGTAACAGTAGATGGTTTTAGTTTTGGTACTCCAATAAATTTAGGAGATAAGATAAATACATCCAAGAGAGAACAATTTCCATTTATTTCCAAAGACAACAAATTGTACTTTTCTTCCAATGGGCTTGAAGGTTATGGTGGTTTGGATATTTTTGTTTCCGATATTCAAAGTAATTCGTATTCCAAAGCTTCAAATGTAGGATTACCTGTAAATTCGGGTTATGACGATTTTGCTTATTATATTGATTCGGACTCCAAGGAAGGTTATTTTTCATCCGACAGGCTAGGAGGTAAAGGGAAAGATGATATTTATTCTTTGAAAGAAACCAAAGATTTACTGATTGAAGATTGCAAACAATATATTGCTGGTGTTATTACTGATGTGGATTCCCATTTAGCACTTGAAAATGCAATTGTAATTTTGAAAAACACTTCGAATCAAGAGCTGGAAAAAGCAATAACTTCAGCCGATGGGAAATTTAGTTTTACAATAGAATGTGAATCCAATTATTCGGTATTTGCTACCAAAGAAAATTATACTGAAAATTCAAAAAGCTTCAATATTTCAGGAGAAAGAAACAAAGTAAATGATGGTTCTATGGAAATTCGTTCCTTAGAAATTATCAAAAAGGAAGAGCAAGTGGCTTTGGATAAAAAAGTTGCTGCCGATTTACTTATAGCGCAACAATTGAAAGCTGCCGAATTGGTTGCTTTGGAAAAGAAAAAGAAAGTAGATGCAATTGCTCTACAGGAAAAGAAAATAGCTGATGTCAATGCTCTAAAACTAAAGAAAAAAGAAGATGCTATTGCACTTGAAGCGAGGAAATTGGCAGATATAGCAGCAGTGCAACAATTGAGAAAAGACAAATTGATTGCAGATCAAAAGGCTAAAGAAATAGCAGAAGCCAAGAAAAAAGAAAAAACAGCTGCCATTGTTGCCGCCGAGAAAGATGTTGTAAAAGATAGAGACCGTTTAATCATCAAGACCGATCCAATTTATTTTGATTATAATATGTGGTATATTCGAAAAGAATCCAAAAAAATATTAAATCGTGTGGTGGAACTGATGAATAAATATCCAGAAATGGTGGTTGAAATTGGTTCGCATACTGACAATCGCGGGAATGATAAATTCAACAAAGACCTTTCTCAAAAAAGAGCAGATGCTACAAGAACCTATATTTTGGAACAAGGAATACCAAAAAATAGAATTTCTGCCAAAGGTTATGGTGAATCGGTTCCAATTGTAAAATGCATTCCAGAAGATTCCTGTGATGAAGAGCAACACGAATTAAACAGAAGAAGTGAATTTGTGATTAAGAATTTGTAA
- a CDS encoding PorP/SprF family type IX secretion system membrane protein, whose amino-acid sequence MKKIILLVFFFLSILKASAQQDPHFTQYMTNMSAVNPAYVTNTPSILNLGSLYRYQWSGIKGAPKTLTLFAHTPINEKIETGFSLISDDIGDGAKKETNFFADFAYILQLNEKQKISFGLKAGFSSISTNFNGFQLNSGNISTDDAFSQNTNETVPNIGVGGYYFTDNYYVGISIPNLLSAEHIKSRAPINSFGPQEIHTYFTGGYVFDIDENFKFKPAFMSIFVKGAPVSVDLTANVLYNEKFELGAAYRFGDSVSILMNVNVTPSLRIGYSYDYTTSNLSQFNSGSHEIVLLYNLDLLGKGYDKSPRFF is encoded by the coding sequence ATGAAGAAAATAATACTTCTAGTGTTTTTTTTCCTTTCTATACTAAAGGCATCCGCACAGCAAGACCCTCATTTTACGCAGTATATGACAAATATGAGTGCAGTAAATCCAGCCTATGTTACCAATACACCTTCCATACTTAATTTAGGAAGTTTGTATCGTTACCAATGGTCTGGAATTAAAGGAGCCCCAAAAACGCTAACACTCTTTGCTCATACACCAATAAATGAAAAGATAGAAACAGGGTTCTCTTTAATTTCTGATGATATTGGTGATGGCGCCAAAAAGGAAACCAATTTCTTTGCTGATTTTGCCTATATCCTTCAATTGAATGAAAAACAAAAAATTTCATTTGGACTAAAAGCTGGTTTTTCTTCCATAAGCACCAATTTTAATGGCTTTCAATTGAATAGTGGTAATATTTCTACCGATGATGCATTTTCTCAAAACACAAATGAAACAGTACCCAATATCGGAGTAGGAGGGTATTATTTTACCGATAATTATTATGTTGGTATTTCAATACCCAACTTGCTTTCGGCAGAACATATCAAATCAAGAGCTCCTATTAATTCGTTTGGACCACAAGAAATACATACTTATTTTACTGGAGGTTATGTTTTTGATATTGATGAAAACTTCAAATTCAAACCTGCTTTTATGTCCATTTTTGTAAAAGGCGCTCCGGTTTCTGTTGACCTGACAGCCAATGTGTTATACAATGAAAAATTTGAACTTGGAGCAGCTTATCGATTTGGTGATTCGGTTAGTATACTAATGAATGTCAATGTAACACCTAGTTTAAGAATAGGGTATTCTTATGATTACACCACCTCAAATCTAAGTCAGTTTAATTCGGGTTCTCACGAAATTGTACTCTTATACAATTTGGATTTATTGGGTAAAGGGTATGATAAATCACCTAGGTTCTTCTAA
- the pheT gene encoding phenylalanine--tRNA ligase subunit beta, whose product MKISYNWLKQFIKIDWKSDETAALLTDLGLEVEIVEKYQSVKGGLEGIVVGHVLTCIPHPDADRLKITTVDLGDGVPLQIVCGASNVDAGQKVPVATIGTVLYDKDGSSFTIKKGKIRGQESHGMICAEDELGLGEGHEGIMVLDNAIPAGTLASTVFKIENDEVFEIGLTPNRADAMSHFGTARDLRAGLIQTGINVELITPSVSNFRVDKRTLKIDVDVKDIQLAPRYCGVTISGITVKESPDWLKNRLKAIGINPKNNIVDVTNYVLHDLGQPLHAFDAGKITGKIIVQTLPGGTKFTTLDDIERTLHEEDLMICDEKGPMCIAGVFGGKKSGVSETTNSIFLESAYFNPVSIRKSAKRHQLNTDASFRFERGIDPTITEYALKRAALLIQEVAGGEITSDIVNIYQKKIEDFAVFLNFKNVARIIGQELPKDTIKQILASLEIKVNSISDAGLGLTIPAYRVDVQREIDVIEEILRVYGYNNILFSKKLNATVSNSPRNEDYKVQNIVASQLNSQGFNEMMANSLTTASYVQLSEMLKEEYNVTMLNPLSSDLATMRQSLLFSGLEAISYNINRKNSDLKLFEFGKSYHKFLSGYEEIKHLTLFQTGNRNQENWASPQKPSDFFLFKGYIEGILSRLGISNAKNVAVNTDVFSEGIALGIGSDILVEFGVVKKSVLKHFGIKQEVFYADFNWAIVLKLMSSKIKYTEIPKYPEVRRDLALLVDQSVSYDSIYNIARQTEKALLKDINLFDVYEGQNLPEGKKSYALSFIIQDTTKTLEDAQIDKIMNKLKKNFETELGASLR is encoded by the coding sequence ATGAAAATATCATATAACTGGTTAAAACAGTTCATTAAAATAGATTGGAAATCAGATGAAACAGCTGCATTGCTTACTGATTTAGGACTTGAAGTTGAAATCGTAGAAAAATACCAATCCGTAAAAGGTGGATTGGAAGGAATTGTAGTGGGACATGTTCTTACTTGTATTCCACACCCGGATGCCGATCGATTGAAAATAACCACTGTTGATCTTGGAGATGGAGTTCCTTTGCAAATTGTTTGTGGTGCCAGTAATGTTGACGCGGGACAAAAAGTGCCTGTAGCTACTATTGGTACTGTATTATATGATAAAGATGGAAGTTCTTTTACCATTAAAAAAGGAAAAATAAGAGGACAAGAAAGCCATGGAATGATTTGTGCCGAAGATGAATTGGGTCTTGGCGAAGGTCATGAAGGAATTATGGTGCTTGATAATGCAATTCCAGCTGGTACATTGGCTTCTACAGTTTTTAAAATTGAAAATGACGAAGTTTTCGAAATTGGTTTAACACCAAACCGTGCAGATGCAATGAGTCACTTTGGAACAGCACGTGATTTAAGGGCTGGATTAATCCAAACAGGTATTAATGTAGAATTAATTACTCCATCGGTAAGTAATTTTAGAGTCGATAAAAGAACTCTAAAAATTGATGTTGATGTAAAAGACATTCAATTGGCTCCAAGATATTGTGGAGTAACTATTTCAGGAATTACTGTTAAAGAATCTCCAGATTGGTTAAAAAATAGATTAAAAGCAATTGGAATCAATCCAAAGAATAATATTGTTGACGTCACTAATTATGTATTACATGATTTAGGTCAACCTCTTCACGCCTTTGATGCTGGAAAAATTACTGGAAAAATCATAGTGCAAACCCTTCCGGGCGGAACAAAGTTCACAACATTAGATGACATAGAAAGAACTTTGCATGAAGAAGACTTAATGATTTGTGACGAAAAAGGCCCTATGTGTATCGCTGGTGTTTTTGGTGGTAAAAAATCTGGAGTTTCTGAAACTACTAATTCTATCTTCCTTGAAAGTGCCTATTTTAATCCAGTAAGCATTCGAAAATCAGCCAAAAGACATCAATTAAATACAGATGCTTCTTTTCGATTTGAAAGAGGTATTGATCCAACAATAACAGAATATGCTTTAAAAAGAGCAGCCTTATTAATACAAGAAGTAGCGGGGGGGGAAATTACATCTGACATTGTTAATATATACCAAAAGAAGATCGAAGATTTTGCCGTGTTTTTAAATTTTAAAAATGTAGCAAGAATTATTGGACAAGAATTGCCTAAAGATACAATTAAACAAATTTTAGCTTCGTTAGAAATTAAAGTAAATAGTATTTCAGATGCTGGTTTGGGTTTGACTATTCCTGCTTATAGAGTTGATGTACAAAGAGAAATCGATGTTATCGAGGAAATTTTGAGAGTCTACGGATATAATAATATTCTGTTCTCCAAAAAATTGAATGCTACCGTTTCAAATTCTCCACGAAATGAGGATTATAAAGTGCAAAACATTGTTGCTTCTCAATTAAACTCACAAGGATTTAATGAGATGATGGCCAATTCATTGACAACAGCTTCTTATGTACAACTTTCTGAAATGCTAAAAGAAGAGTATAATGTGACAATGCTAAATCCATTGAGTAGTGATTTGGCAACAATGCGCCAATCTTTATTGTTTTCTGGATTGGAAGCTATATCGTATAACATTAACCGAAAAAATTCCGATTTAAAATTATTTGAATTTGGGAAATCGTATCATAAATTCCTATCCGGTTATGAGGAAATTAAACATTTAACATTATTTCAAACAGGAAATAGAAACCAAGAGAATTGGGCAAGTCCCCAAAAACCTTCCGATTTCTTTTTGTTCAAAGGATATATTGAAGGAATTTTATCAAGATTAGGGATTTCAAATGCAAAAAATGTTGCAGTAAATACAGATGTGTTTTCAGAAGGAATTGCTTTAGGAATAGGTAGTGATATTTTGGTTGAATTTGGTGTTGTTAAGAAATCAGTTCTAAAACATTTCGGAATCAAACAAGAAGTTTTCTATGCCGATTTTAATTGGGCTATAGTTTTAAAATTAATGTCTAGTAAAATTAAATACACTGAAATTCCAAAATATCCTGAAGTTCGCAGAGATTTGGCTTTATTAGTAGATCAAAGTGTATCATATGATTCAATTTATAATATTGCAAGACAAACCGAAAAGGCATTGTTAAAAGATATTAATTTATTTGATGTCTACGAAGGACAAAATTTACCAGAAGGTAAAAAATCCTATGCTTTGAGTTTTATCATACAAGATACAACCAAAACGCTAGAAGATGCTCAAATTGACAAAATTATGAATAAACTGAAAAAGAATTTTGAAACAGAACTTGGTGCAAGTTTGAGATAA